The genomic stretch TTGCTTTAATTGAGTATGAAAGTTCGATCGTACAACCAGAAACCTTAGCAAAAAAATTGACGGCTGTAGGATTTCCTTCTCAAGTGAGAGTTATCGATGACGATTTTGAGAATCATCAAGAGAAAATACAAGAAAAAAGAAGATTAGAACGCAAAACTCAGGAATATCAGTTAATTAGTGCCATTTTTTTACTAATTTTTTCTTCTATTGGACATTTGCACCATTTAGGTATTCATTCCTTACATTGGTTAACAAATATCTGGTTTCATTGGGGTTTAGCTACGGCTAGTTTATTGATTCCGGGTAGAGAAATTTTGCTCAACGGATGGCAGGGTTTATGGCAAAGAAAACCGAATATGAATAGTTTAGTCGGGTTGGGTACTACCTGTGCCTATCTAGCTAGTTGTGTGGCATTGATTTATCCTTCCTTGGGATGGGAATGTTTTTTTGATGAACCAGTGATGTTATTAGGGTTTATTTTTTTAGGTAGGGTGTTAGAATCAAGAGCTAGAAGTCGTGCGATCGAGTCTTTAGAAGATTTATTAAGTATTCGCCCTCAATTTGCTCGTTTAATCGGTAAAATTAACTCAAATCAAGATCAAGGATTAGAAATTCCTGCGGTACAAGTTAAACCTCAAGAATGGGTTAGAGTTTTATCAGGAGAGCAGTTTCCCGTAGATGGTATTATTATCGAAGGAGAAACCACCGTAGATGAATCTTTATTGACAGGAGAATCCTTACCCGTATTTAAGAAAAAAGGAGATAAAGTTTCGGCAGGTACGATCAATCATTCAGGTATGATTATCTTAGAAGCAGTAAAAACAGGCAAAAATACTGTTTTGAGTCAAATTATCAACACCGTAGAAAATGCTCAAACTCGCAAAGCACCTGTACAAAAATTGGCGGACACCGTATCAGGTTATTTTACTTATACCATTATCTCGATCGCCTTGTTAGTTTTTTGTTTTTGGTACTTTTGGGGGACACAAATTTGGTCAAATCTTCTCCTCGAATTACACACCAGTAGGATGATTTTGAGTCTCAAATTAGCCATTGATGTCTTAGTTATAGCTTGTCCTTGTGCATTAGGTTTAGCTACTCCCACAGCGATTTTAGTCGGCACTACTACTGGGGCAGAAAATGGGTTATTAATTAAAGGAGGAGATGTGCTAGAACAAGTTAAGAATTTAAGTACGATCGTATTTGACAAAACAGGCACATTAACTCAAGGATACCCTGAAATCATTGAAATTATACCTTTTTGCTCTCTCTCAGAAACAGAAATTTTACAGATAGCGGCTAGTTTAGAAATCGTTACTAATCATCCCCTCGCCAAAGCTATCGTCAATAAATCTCAACAATTAACCCTTGATACTCTCCCCATGGAATCTCTCACTAACTGTGCAGGTAGAGGAGTTAAAGGCAAAATCGGAGAAGATTGGTTTTATCTTGGTAATCGATCGTGGTTAGATGATCATAACATCAAAATTGACCCTACAATAATCTTTCAAAATGAGCAACGGGCAGTAGAAGGCAAAATCGTTGTCTATCTAGCAAAAAATAGCGTTTTAATGGGCTTAATGACTTTTTCGGATAAAACTAGACCTGATGCACAAAGTACGGTTAAAACCTTGGAAAATATGGGCTTAGACGTAATCATGATGAGTGGAGATCAACCTTTGACAGCTCAATATATTGCTCAAAAATTAGGTATAAAAACTTATTACGGTGGCTTAACTCCCTCCGATAAAAGCGACTTAATCACTAAAATTCAACAACAGTCAGAAAATATAGTGGCAATGGTGGGAGATGGTGTGAATGATGCACCAGCCATGATGACTGCTCAATTTGCGATCGCCATGAATCAAGGTTCAGAAGTAGCCATAAAAACTGCAGGAATCGTCTTGACTAGGGGAAAATTAAAAGATGTGGTAACGGCTATTAATTTAAGTAAACTTACCCTGAGAAAAATTCAACAGAACTTATTTTGGGCATTAAGTTATAATCTCATTGCTATACCCATTGCGGGAGGAAGTTTATTAAGGTATCATCACATTTTATTGAATCCTGCTAGTGCTGGAGCGTTAATGGCGGTAAGTTCAATTATTGTAGTAACAAACTCCTTGCTTCTAAAATATCAATTTCGTCAAATGGAGAATTCAAAATTAACTCATAATACCTAATTGTTAATTGTCTTTGCTTTTTGGGATAAACTAAAAGAAGATACCGAAACTTTACAAAAACTTTGTAATTATTGCAATAACTACTTAAGTGTCAATAATGACTCCAATTCCAGCCCAACCTCATAAAGCTCATATACTAATAGTCGAAGATGATAAAGGGAGACGAGAAATTCTTCTTAGAAAAAGTAAATATTCTTTAGGAAGATCACAACAGTCTGACATTCGTATTCATTCTCCTTTTGTTTCTCGTCATCATGCGACAATGGTTAGACAATTTGATGAACAAGGCTATACTTATTATGATATTTTAGATGGTGATGGTCATAATAATGTCAGTGCTAACGGTATTTTAGTGAATGGTAGAAAAGTTAATAATCAGCAATTGAAAAATGGAGATAAAGTTGTTTTTGGCCCTCAAGTTTTTGTAATATATCAACATTGTCAAAGAGATATTTTTCCTTCTTTACCCCCTGATGATCCTTTTGATATTACTTTAATTGATCCTGCTATGATGATTGCAGATTGGGAAGAAGAAATAACAAGTTAGTAATTAGACAAACTTGAAAAAGTTTTTTCTTAGGGGGGAAGTATT from Geminocystis sp. NIES-3709 encodes the following:
- a CDS encoding cation-translocating P-type ATPase, translating into MVSLLNPPESKITDTITIDVNGMKCAGCVKAVERQIIQHKGIISANVNLITSVALIEYESSIVQPETLAKKLTAVGFPSQVRVIDDDFENHQEKIQEKRRLERKTQEYQLISAIFLLIFSSIGHLHHLGIHSLHWLTNIWFHWGLATASLLIPGREILLNGWQGLWQRKPNMNSLVGLGTTCAYLASCVALIYPSLGWECFFDEPVMLLGFIFLGRVLESRARSRAIESLEDLLSIRPQFARLIGKINSNQDQGLEIPAVQVKPQEWVRVLSGEQFPVDGIIIEGETTVDESLLTGESLPVFKKKGDKVSAGTINHSGMIILEAVKTGKNTVLSQIINTVENAQTRKAPVQKLADTVSGYFTYTIISIALLVFCFWYFWGTQIWSNLLLELHTSRMILSLKLAIDVLVIACPCALGLATPTAILVGTTTGAENGLLIKGGDVLEQVKNLSTIVFDKTGTLTQGYPEIIEIIPFCSLSETEILQIAASLEIVTNHPLAKAIVNKSQQLTLDTLPMESLTNCAGRGVKGKIGEDWFYLGNRSWLDDHNIKIDPTIIFQNEQRAVEGKIVVYLAKNSVLMGLMTFSDKTRPDAQSTVKTLENMGLDVIMMSGDQPLTAQYIAQKLGIKTYYGGLTPSDKSDLITKIQQQSENIVAMVGDGVNDAPAMMTAQFAIAMNQGSEVAIKTAGIVLTRGKLKDVVTAINLSKLTLRKIQQNLFWALSYNLIAIPIAGGSLLRYHHILLNPASAGALMAVSSIIVVTNSLLLKYQFRQMENSKLTHNT
- a CDS encoding FHA domain-containing protein — its product is MTPIPAQPHKAHILIVEDDKGRREILLRKSKYSLGRSQQSDIRIHSPFVSRHHATMVRQFDEQGYTYYDILDGDGHNNVSANGILVNGRKVNNQQLKNGDKVVFGPQVFVIYQHCQRDIFPSLPPDDPFDITLIDPAMMIADWEEEITS